One window of Caldilineales bacterium genomic DNA carries:
- a CDS encoding SDR family oxidoreductase produces the protein MKLKDKVAIITGTTKGIGVALAKEYAKAGAKVVGTGRSLELGEQVAAEIRAAGGESIFVPCDVSKKADVDRVIAETLKAFGTVDIVVNNAGVNHAADFFAITEEDWDWVMGVDLKGAFLMSQAGARVMVEQGKPGYIVNISSIMAKMALRNQVAYCAAKGGVNQLTTAMGLALIDKGIRVNCVAPGPVLTELMQRVVHNQEKHEELMRRLPIGYIAAPEEIASVCIFLSCDEASYMVGQTVYVDGGRGIQAFPRALDQ, from the coding sequence ATGAAACTCAAAGACAAAGTCGCCATCATCACCGGTACAACCAAAGGCATCGGCGTGGCCCTGGCCAAAGAATACGCCAAAGCCGGCGCCAAAGTGGTCGGGACCGGGCGTTCGCTCGAGTTGGGCGAGCAAGTGGCCGCGGAAATCCGCGCCGCCGGCGGCGAGAGTATCTTCGTGCCCTGCGATGTCAGCAAGAAGGCCGATGTCGATCGCGTCATCGCTGAGACCCTGAAGGCCTTCGGCACGGTCGATATCGTCGTCAACAATGCCGGCGTCAACCATGCTGCCGACTTCTTCGCCATCACCGAGGAAGACTGGGACTGGGTGATGGGCGTGGATCTGAAAGGCGCGTTCTTGATGAGCCAGGCCGGGGCCAGGGTCATGGTCGAGCAAGGCAAGCCGGGCTACATCGTCAACATCTCCTCGATCATGGCCAAGATGGCGCTGCGCAACCAGGTGGCCTATTGCGCGGCCAAAGGCGGCGTCAACCAACTGACCACGGCCATGGGCCTGGCCCTGATCGACAAGGGCATCCGCGTCAACTGTGTCGCGCCCGGCCCGGTGCTGACCGAACTGATGCAGCGGGTGGTGCACAACCAGGAAAAACACGAGGAGTTGATGCGCCGCCTGCCCATCGGCTACATCGCCGCGCCGGAGGAAATCGCCAGCGTCTGCATTTTCCTCAGCTGCGACGAGGCCAGCTACATGGTCGGCCAGACGGTCTATGTCGATGGCGGCCGCGGCATCCAGGCCTTCCCGCGGGCGCTAGACCAGTAG
- a CDS encoding creatininase family protein, protein MTTAQAIWWQNLSAPDLLAHAKRDDIAVLPIGAIEQHGPHCPCGSDDFNAIGLAEKLSEKTGVMLLPCPMYGSHPFHHWGMPGNIPLRFETHIALIEDIIKGAKVAGFNKFIILSAHGQVSSTIVAVHKLGLANIFTLSLHWYDFLRDQKTILETGMWHADEAETSMALYLYPQFVDMSKADKGGGTPLVDKRFIIGPGLPAGPGMMYHFEGTFARPEVRELKNGIIGDATKATVEKGERMVTTVVGYMADLIGDIRSRYAPGVNPLDTEPLPDSPWA, encoded by the coding sequence ATGACAACCGCTCAAGCCATCTGGTGGCAGAATCTGTCCGCCCCCGACCTGCTGGCCCACGCCAAACGCGACGACATCGCCGTCCTGCCCATCGGCGCCATCGAGCAGCACGGCCCCCACTGTCCCTGCGGCTCCGATGACTTCAACGCCATCGGTCTGGCCGAGAAGCTGTCGGAGAAGACGGGCGTGATGCTGCTGCCCTGCCCGATGTACGGTTCGCACCCCTTCCATCACTGGGGCATGCCGGGCAACATCCCCCTGCGCTTCGAGACCCACATCGCCCTGATCGAGGACATCATCAAGGGCGCCAAAGTGGCCGGCTTCAACAAGTTCATCATCCTCTCGGCCCACGGCCAGGTCTCCTCGACCATCGTCGCCGTGCACAAGCTGGGCCTGGCCAACATCTTCACCCTCTCGTTGCACTGGTACGACTTCCTGCGCGACCAGAAGACGATCCTGGAGACGGGCATGTGGCATGCGGACGAGGCCGAGACCTCGATGGCGCTCTATCTCTACCCCCAATTCGTGGACATGAGCAAGGCCGACAAGGGCGGCGGCACCCCCCTGGTGGACAAGCGTTTCATCATCGGCCCCGGCCTCCCGGCTGGCCCCGGCATGATGTATCACTTCGAGGGCACCTTCGCCCGGCCCGAAGTGCGGGAGCTGAAGAACGGTATCATCGGCGACGCCACCAAGGCCACGGTCGAGAAGGGCGAGCGGATGGTGACGACGGTGGTGGGCTACATGGCCGACCTGATCGGGGACATCCGTTCCAGGTATGCGCCGGGCGTCAACCCCCTGGACACCGAGCCGCTGCCGGATAGCCCGTGGGCCTAG
- a CDS encoding Ldh family oxidoreductase, with protein MSAESIIINHHDLQRFTAEIFVRAGMPPDDAAFCAECLVLTNLWGIDSHGVLRLPLYVRRVRLGAVNPRPAIRQTAGGLALAVLDGDDGMGYVVGRAAMRRAIELAGQFGVAAVGAVRSNHFGAAALYARMAADQGLIGIAMSNVIPNMVAPGGARPITGNNPIAIAIPTFGDFPFLLDISLSNVAGGKLLLASQKGEKIPLDWATDRQGRPTADPDEGFKGFLLPVGGHKGLGLSYVVDILSGLITGGVFQHAIKSMYKQPDEPSLTGHFFIALDPLALISREELAARMSEFVAAVHASPMWDEKQEMLLPGELEHRRAQERRANGIPLPASLVQELQAIGRELDVLLVIGD; from the coding sequence ATGTCCGCGGAATCGATCATCATCAACCACCACGACTTGCAGAGGTTCACTGCCGAAATCTTCGTCCGGGCCGGTATGCCGCCAGACGACGCCGCCTTCTGCGCCGAATGCCTGGTGCTGACCAATCTCTGGGGCATCGACTCGCACGGCGTGCTGCGGCTGCCGCTGTATGTGCGGCGAGTGCGCTTGGGCGCGGTCAATCCCCGCCCGGCCATCCGCCAGACGGCAGGCGGCCTGGCCCTGGCGGTGCTGGATGGCGACGATGGCATGGGCTATGTGGTCGGGCGGGCGGCCATGCGCCGGGCGATCGAACTGGCCGGGCAGTTCGGCGTCGCTGCGGTGGGGGCGGTGCGCAGCAATCACTTCGGGGCGGCGGCGCTCTATGCCCGCATGGCCGCGGATCAGGGTCTAATCGGCATCGCCATGAGCAATGTCATCCCCAACATGGTGGCGCCGGGCGGAGCCAGGCCCATCACCGGCAACAACCCCATCGCCATCGCCATCCCCACCTTTGGCGACTTCCCCTTCCTGCTCGACATCTCGCTCTCGAACGTGGCTGGCGGCAAGCTGCTGCTGGCCAGCCAGAAGGGCGAGAAGATCCCCCTCGATTGGGCCACCGACCGCCAGGGTCGCCCCACCGCTGACCCGGACGAGGGTTTCAAGGGCTTCCTGCTGCCGGTGGGCGGGCACAAAGGGCTGGGCTTGTCGTATGTGGTCGATATTCTGTCCGGTCTGATCACCGGCGGCGTCTTCCAGCACGCGATCAAGTCGATGTACAAGCAGCCCGACGAACCGAGCCTGACCGGGCATTTCTTCATCGCCCTCGACCCCCTGGCCCTGATCAGCCGGGAGGAGTTGGCCGCACGCATGTCCGAGTTCGTAGCCGCTGTGCACGCCTCGCCGATGTGGGACGAGAAGCAGGAGATGCTGTTGCCGGGCGAGTTGGAACATCGCCGAGCGCAGGAGCGACGGGCCAACGGCATTCCCCTCCCCGCCAGCCTGGTGCAGGAGTTGCAGGCGATCGGCCGTGAATTGGATGTTCTGTTGGTTATTGGAGATTAG
- a CDS encoding SMP-30/gluconolactonase/LRE family protein, translating to MMMSFLNEVVLERLATGFGFTEGPIWHAGERHLTFSDIPGDAMYRWSEAEGVALFRQPSHKANGNAYDRQGRILTCEHASSRLSRSHRDGSGYEVLAAHYQGQELNSPNDVVVKSDGSIYFTDPPYGRINPRVGLLRPQELDVQGVYRLDPVSGSLTLLVADFARPNGLCFTGDERRLFINDSAHNHIRVFDVQADGTLAGGRVWARLVGEGAGVADGMKIDAGGNLWCAGPGGIYVFDPAARLLGRMPMPEQTANFCFGGDDGRSLFITASSSLYRLRLEMPS from the coding sequence ATGATGATGTCTTTTTTGAATGAGGTCGTGTTGGAACGGTTGGCGACGGGTTTCGGATTTACCGAAGGCCCGATCTGGCACGCGGGCGAGCGCCATCTCACTTTTTCCGACATTCCCGGCGATGCGATGTATCGCTGGAGCGAGGCGGAGGGTGTGGCGCTGTTCCGGCAGCCCAGCCACAAGGCCAACGGCAATGCCTACGACCGCCAGGGCCGCATCCTCACCTGCGAGCACGCCAGCAGCCGCCTCAGCCGCTCGCACCGGGATGGCAGCGGCTATGAAGTCCTGGCCGCGCATTACCAGGGCCAGGAACTGAACAGCCCCAATGATGTGGTTGTGAAATCGGATGGCTCGATCTACTTCACCGACCCGCCCTACGGCCGCATCAACCCGCGCGTGGGCCTGCTGCGCCCGCAGGAGCTTGATGTCCAGGGCGTGTACCGGCTCGACCCTGTGTCGGGAAGCCTGACCCTGCTGGTCGCCGATTTCGCCAGGCCGAACGGCCTCTGCTTCACGGGCGATGAACGCCGCCTGTTCATCAATGACAGCGCCCACAACCACATCCGCGTCTTCGACGTGCAGGCGGATGGGACGCTGGCCGGCGGCCGGGTGTGGGCCAGGCTGGTGGGGGAAGGCGCGGGGGTGGCCGATGGCATGAAGATCGACGCCGGGGGGAATCTGTGGTGCGCCGGGCCGGGCGGCATCTACGTGTTCGACCCCGCCGCCCGCTTGCTGGGGCGGATGCCCATGCCCGAACAGACCGCTAATTTCTGTTTTGGCGGCGACGATGGCCGCAGCCTGTTCATCACCGCCTCGTCGTCGCTCTACCGCTTACGGCTTGAGATGCCTTCTTGA
- a CDS encoding SDR family oxidoreductase, protein MNLNLSMQGKVAVVTGGGGGIGSAICRRLAEVGASVMLTYSRDAEKAEAVANSLEGAGHLAVRALVDDSAALAGLARLVEDRFGRLDLLVNNAGVTQPVAHADLDALDDELIDRIFRVNWRGAFACIRALRPLLAAGEGGVVVNISSVAGVTGLGSNVAYCASKAALDSLTRSLGRALAPTIRVVSVSPGWVWGEYAARMPQDILAEQMAKTPLHRFATPAEVAEAVLAAAALLTMTTGSILAVDGGRPLGQ, encoded by the coding sequence ATGAATCTGAACCTGTCGATGCAGGGCAAGGTGGCCGTGGTCACAGGCGGCGGCGGTGGCATCGGCTCGGCCATCTGTCGCCGCCTGGCTGAAGTCGGCGCGTCGGTCATGCTTACGTATTCACGCGACGCCGAGAAGGCCGAAGCCGTGGCCAACAGCCTGGAGGGCGCCGGTCATCTGGCGGTGCGGGCGCTGGTGGACGATAGCGCCGCCCTGGCCGGGCTGGCGCGGCTGGTGGAGGATCGCTTTGGCCGCCTGGATCTGCTGGTGAACAACGCCGGGGTCACCCAACCGGTGGCGCACGCCGACCTCGACGCCCTCGACGATGAGCTGATCGACCGCATCTTCCGGGTGAACTGGCGCGGCGCCTTCGCCTGCATCCGCGCCTTGCGGCCCTTGCTGGCGGCCGGCGAGGGTGGGGTGGTGGTCAACATCTCGTCGGTGGCGGGCGTCACCGGCCTGGGCAGCAATGTGGCCTATTGCGCCTCGAAAGCGGCCCTGGATTCGCTGACGCGCTCGCTGGGCCGGGCGCTGGCCCCCACGATCCGGGTGGTTTCGGTCTCGCCGGGCTGGGTGTGGGGCGAGTACGCCGCCCGCATGCCGCAGGACATCCTGGCCGAGCAGATGGCGAAGACGCCGCTGCATCGTTTTGCCACGCCCGCAGAGGTGGCCGAGGCTGTGCTGGCCGCCGCCGCCCTGCTGACGATGACGACCGGCTCGATTCTGGCCGTCGATGGCGGCAGGCCGTTGGGGCAGTAG
- a CDS encoding LacI family DNA-binding transcriptional regulator, with protein MQPRRATSNDVARLAGVSQSTVSRVFTPGASVSEEARARVLTAANELGYKPDAIARSLITSTTNIIGIVMGRISSPFHPYVLEKFIQAFQERGRQTLLFSTTPDRDIDNLLDLVLQYRVDALVITSATLSSQMADECARLGTPVVLFNRYVLGAQVDAVCTDNVEAGRLAANLLLDAGHHRLAFIEGKVNASTNIDRKKGFLDRLRERGYTDVLVAPGDYSYESGFAAAKRLLGRDDRPDAIFCASDSEALGALDAARYECGLSVPDDVSILGFDDIPAAAWPSYSLTTIRTPVNRMVNATIDLVLSRLEKPASSPTTLLLPGALVVRTSARLPAYALAGPAQPPFAAYWEQTP; from the coding sequence ATGCAACCACGACGAGCCACCTCCAACGATGTCGCCCGGCTGGCCGGCGTCTCGCAATCGACGGTCAGCCGCGTGTTCACGCCCGGGGCCAGCGTCTCGGAAGAGGCACGGGCCAGGGTGTTGACCGCGGCCAACGAACTGGGCTACAAACCCGACGCCATCGCCCGCAGCCTGATCACCAGCACCACCAACATCATCGGCATCGTCATGGGCCGGATCAGCAGCCCCTTCCACCCCTACGTGCTGGAGAAATTCATCCAGGCGTTCCAGGAGCGGGGCCGGCAGACGCTGTTGTTCAGCACCACGCCCGACCGGGACATCGACAACCTCCTCGATCTGGTGCTGCAATACCGCGTCGATGCCCTGGTCATCACCTCGGCCACGCTTTCCTCGCAGATGGCGGATGAGTGCGCCCGCCTGGGCACGCCGGTCGTGCTCTTCAACCGCTATGTCCTGGGCGCGCAGGTGGATGCCGTTTGCACCGACAATGTCGAGGCCGGCCGGCTGGCGGCCAATCTGCTGCTCGACGCCGGCCACCACCGCCTGGCCTTCATCGAGGGCAAGGTCAACGCCTCCACCAACATCGACCGCAAGAAAGGCTTCCTCGACCGGCTGCGCGAGCGGGGCTATACCGACGTGTTGGTGGCGCCGGGAGATTATTCCTACGAGTCCGGTTTTGCCGCGGCCAAGCGTCTGCTGGGGCGCGACGACCGGCCCGACGCCATTTTTTGCGCCAGCGATAGTGAAGCCCTGGGCGCGCTGGACGCCGCCCGCTACGAGTGCGGCTTGAGCGTCCCCGACGATGTCTCGATCCTCGGCTTCGACGACATCCCCGCCGCGGCCTGGCCCTCCTACTCGCTCACCACCATCCGCACGCCGGTCAATCGCATGGTCAACGCCACCATCGACCTCGTGCTCTCGCGGCTGGAGAAACCCGCCTCCTCGCCCACCACCCTCCTCCTTCCCGGCGCCCTGGTCGTCCGCACCTCGGCCCGGCTGCCCGCCTACGCCCTGGCCGGCCCGGCCCAGCCGCCCTTTGCCGCCTACTGGGAGCAGACGCCATGA
- the hisD gene encoding histidinol dehydrogenase, protein MTVRIIKHGISEQASKEADARVRATVEGILAEVEARGDAAVAELSARFDHWSPPHFRLSPVEIEDLIASLPAQTLEDIKFAQAQVRRFAQAQRAALQDVEVETLPGVFLGHKNIPVGSVGCYVPGGRYPMVASAHMSIVTAKVAGVPRVIACTPPIDGAPPAATVAAMALGGADEIYILGGVQAVAAMALGTESIQPVDMLVGPGNAYVADAKRQLFGRVGIDLLAGPTEILVIADHTADAEMCATDLLGQAEHGPTSPAILLTSDEALADATLQDIERQLQVLPTADIASVSWRDYGQVILVDTVEELVAEADRIASEHVEVLTEDPRYFRDHMTNYGALFLGPETNVAYGDKVIGTNHTLPTKKAARYTGGLWVGKFLKTVTYQQVSPEASVLVGEYGSRLCAIERFWGHKEQCDLRLRRYGGN, encoded by the coding sequence ATGACAGTACGGATCATCAAACACGGCATCAGCGAACAGGCGTCGAAAGAGGCCGACGCCAGGGTGCGGGCCACGGTCGAGGGCATCCTGGCCGAGGTCGAAGCCCGCGGGGATGCGGCAGTGGCCGAGCTTTCGGCTCGTTTCGACCACTGGTCGCCGCCCCATTTCCGCCTCTCCCCAGTCGAGATCGAAGACCTGATCGCCAGCCTCCCCGCTCAAACCCTGGAAGACATTAAGTTCGCCCAGGCCCAGGTGCGGCGCTTTGCCCAGGCGCAGCGCGCGGCCTTGCAGGATGTCGAGGTGGAGACGCTGCCCGGCGTCTTCCTCGGCCACAAGAACATCCCCGTGGGCAGCGTGGGCTGTTATGTGCCCGGCGGTCGCTATCCCATGGTGGCTTCGGCCCACATGAGCATCGTCACCGCCAAGGTGGCCGGTGTGCCGCGGGTGATTGCCTGCACCCCGCCCATCGACGGCGCTCCGCCGGCGGCGACGGTGGCGGCCATGGCTCTGGGCGGAGCCGACGAAATCTACATCCTCGGCGGCGTGCAGGCGGTGGCGGCCATGGCCCTGGGCACCGAGAGCATCCAGCCGGTGGACATGCTGGTGGGGCCGGGCAATGCCTACGTGGCCGACGCCAAACGGCAGTTGTTCGGGCGGGTGGGCATCGACCTGCTGGCCGGGCCGACGGAGATCCTGGTCATCGCCGACCACACCGCCGACGCCGAGATGTGCGCCACCGACCTCTTGGGCCAGGCCGAGCACGGCCCCACCTCGCCCGCCATCCTCCTCACCAGCGACGAGGCCCTGGCCGACGCCACCTTGCAGGATATCGAGCGGCAGTTGCAGGTGCTGCCCACCGCCGACATCGCCAGCGTCTCCTGGCGCGATTATGGCCAGGTGATCCTGGTGGACACGGTGGAGGAGCTGGTGGCCGAAGCCGACCGCATCGCCTCGGAGCATGTGGAGGTGCTGACTGAAGACCCGCGCTACTTCCGCGACCACATGACCAACTACGGCGCCCTCTTCCTCGGCCCGGAGACCAATGTGGCCTACGGCGACAAGGTCATCGGCACCAACCACACCCTGCCCACCAAGAAGGCCGCCCGCTATACCGGCGGTCTGTGGGTGGGCAAGTTCCTCAAGACCGTCACCTACCAACAGGTCAGCCCCGAAGCCAGCGTGCTGGTGGGCGAGTACGGCTCGCGCCTCTGCGCCATCGAACGCTTCTGGGGGCACAAAGAACAGTGCGACCTGCGCCTGCGCCGGTATGGCGGAAACTGA
- a CDS encoding 2,4-dihydroxyhept-2-ene-1,7-dioic acid aldolase produces MLTHLRDLWQDDKAALNGWLNIPSSWSAEVMAHQGFDSLTIDLEHGFAGFETALTMIQAIAGAGVTPLARAPWNEPGIIMRLLDAGCLGIICPMVNERAEAERFVGACRYPPQGYRSLGPTRAGLVYGSDYARTANARVITLAMVETAAALANLDAICSTPGLDGVYVGPGDLSLSLGGAQRLDSYEPVMIEALDAILAATRRHGLVAGLHTNSPDYARMVVAKGYRFVTVMTDSGMLGAYARQAVTATRQEMGSPPGASPAAPPGASASTY; encoded by the coding sequence ATGCTCACTCATCTCCGTGACTTATGGCAGGACGACAAAGCCGCCCTCAACGGCTGGCTGAACATCCCCAGCTCCTGGTCGGCTGAGGTCATGGCCCATCAGGGCTTCGACAGCCTGACGATTGACCTGGAGCACGGCTTTGCCGGCTTCGAGACGGCCCTGACCATGATCCAGGCCATCGCCGGGGCCGGGGTGACGCCGCTGGCCCGCGCGCCCTGGAACGAGCCGGGCATCATCATGCGCCTGCTCGACGCCGGCTGCCTGGGCATCATCTGCCCGATGGTGAACGAGCGGGCGGAGGCGGAGCGTTTCGTCGGCGCCTGTCGCTATCCTCCCCAGGGCTATCGCAGTCTTGGCCCCACGCGGGCCGGGCTGGTTTACGGCAGCGACTACGCCCGCACGGCCAACGCCAGGGTGATCACGCTGGCCATGGTGGAGACGGCCGCAGCCCTGGCCAACCTCGACGCCATCTGCAGCACGCCCGGTTTGGATGGCGTGTATGTGGGGCCGGGAGACCTGAGCCTGAGCCTGGGGGGGGCGCAGCGGCTGGACAGCTACGAGCCGGTCATGATCGAGGCCCTCGACGCCATCCTGGCGGCGACGCGGCGGCATGGCCTGGTGGCCGGGCTGCACACCAACAGCCCCGACTACGCCCGCATGGTCGTTGCCAAGGGCTATCGTTTCGTGACGGTGATGACCGACTCCGGCATGTTGGGGGCCTACGCCCGCCAGGCGGTGACGGCCACACGGCAGGAGATGGGATCTCCGCCGGGGGCGTCGCCAGCGGCGCCGCCGGGCGCGTCGGCTTCGACGTATTGA
- a CDS encoding ABC transporter permease subunit, with translation MNLRDISAIVRKEWAELYKDTLIVLSVLFLPIIFAALPLVILWSTGGYEGAVDEAASALPPQMAQFCQGLSSGACTQVFIASQFIVLFMMLPLLIPATIAPYTIVGEKTQRTLEPLLATPISTGDLLLGKNLAATLPAIASTWLAFGVFALGARLIISDPAVFARLFEARWLVAVFILGPVLAVLSVNLAIMVSSRSTDPRVAQQIASLVVFPILIVFFGQVIGWFYLSQALVFVFALLALVLDVILSWLAVRIFDREAILTRWA, from the coding sequence ATGAACCTACGCGACATCAGCGCCATCGTGCGCAAAGAATGGGCCGAACTCTACAAGGACACCCTCATCGTCCTCTCGGTGCTATTCCTGCCCATCATCTTCGCCGCTCTGCCTCTGGTCATCCTCTGGTCCACCGGCGGCTATGAAGGCGCCGTCGATGAGGCGGCCAGCGCCCTGCCGCCGCAGATGGCGCAGTTCTGCCAGGGACTGAGTTCCGGCGCCTGCACCCAGGTCTTCATCGCCAGCCAGTTCATCGTCCTGTTCATGATGCTGCCGCTGCTGATCCCCGCCACCATCGCCCCCTACACCATCGTCGGCGAGAAGACGCAGCGCACGCTCGAACCGCTGCTGGCCACCCCGATCAGCACCGGCGACCTGCTGCTGGGCAAGAACCTGGCCGCCACTCTGCCGGCCATCGCCTCCACCTGGCTGGCCTTCGGCGTCTTCGCCCTCGGCGCCCGGCTGATCATCTCCGACCCGGCTGTCTTCGCCCGTCTGTTCGAGGCCCGCTGGCTGGTCGCCGTTTTCATCCTCGGCCCCGTGCTGGCGGTGCTCTCGGTCAACCTGGCGATCATGGTCTCGTCGCGCAGCACCGACCCGCGCGTGGCCCAGCAGATCGCCTCGCTGGTCGTCTTTCCCATCCTCATCGTCTTCTTCGGCCAGGTCATCGGCTGGTTCTACCTCAGCCAGGCGCTGGTCTTCGTCTTCGCCCTCCTCGCCCTTGTGCTCGATGTCATCCTGTCGTGGCTGGCGGTGCGCATCTTCGATCGTGAGGCGATCCTGACCCGGTGGGCGTGA
- a CDS encoding ABC transporter ATP-binding protein, with protein MIHTEHLTRTFARKEGGPLTAVDDLSLDVGRGEVFGFLGPNGAGKTTTIRLLACLIRPSSGSAVVNGYTVGRESTGIRRSVGLLTETPGMYDRLSASQNLSFFGGFYGSEDLEGQVEKYLRLLGLWERREDEVGSFSKGMRQKLALARALLHEPALLFLDEPTAGLDPEAAALVRDAIDGLRGQGRTIFLCTHNLDEAERLCDRVAVFKTRLLVVDTPANLRRRIFGRQVVYHLRALPPALPAQIAALPDVQSAEAIDNRLLVRLGDPDRTNPDIIRALVAAGADVQFVGELRHSLEDVYLQLMRQGG; from the coding sequence ATGATCCACACCGAACACCTCACCCGCACCTTCGCCCGCAAAGAGGGCGGCCCCCTGACGGCCGTCGATGACCTCAGCCTGGATGTCGGGCGGGGCGAAGTCTTTGGCTTCCTGGGCCCAAACGGCGCCGGCAAAACGACCACCATCCGCCTCCTGGCCTGCCTCATCCGCCCCAGCAGCGGCAGCGCCGTGGTCAACGGCTATACAGTCGGCCGCGAGAGCACGGGCATCCGGCGCAGCGTAGGCCTGCTGACCGAGACGCCAGGGATGTACGACCGCCTGAGCGCCAGCCAGAACCTGAGCTTCTTTGGCGGCTTCTACGGCAGCGAAGACCTGGAGGGGCAGGTCGAGAAGTATCTGCGCCTGTTGGGGCTGTGGGAGCGGCGGGAGGATGAGGTGGGGTCCTTCTCCAAGGGGATGCGGCAGAAGCTGGCCCTGGCGCGAGCTTTGTTGCACGAACCCGCCTTGCTCTTCTTGGACGAACCTACCGCCGGGCTGGACCCCGAAGCTGCCGCCCTGGTGCGCGATGCCATCGATGGGCTGCGCGGGCAGGGCCGCACCATCTTCCTCTGCACCCACAACCTGGACGAGGCCGAGCGGTTGTGCGACCGCGTGGCCGTGTTCAAGACCCGGCTGCTGGTGGTGGATACGCCCGCCAACCTGCGCCGGCGCATCTTCGGTCGCCAGGTCGTCTACCATCTCCGCGCCCTGCCGCCCGCCCTGCCCGCCCAGATCGCCGCCCTGCCCGATGTCCAGAGCGCCGAAGCCATCGACAACCGGTTGCTGGTGCGTCTCGGCGACCCCGACCGCACCAACCCCGACATCATTCGCGCCCTGGTGGCTGCCGGGGCCGATGTGCAGTTCGTGGGCGAGTTGCGCCACTCGCTCGAGGATGTCTATCTCCAGCTCATGCGCCAGGGCGGATGA
- a CDS encoding YhfC family intramembrane metalloprotease: MLYVTYALNFTLMLLMPLALGWFLARRLTQPWRFFLVGAIGFVLSQVFHIPLNAGLTLAFRQGLLPAPPEGWQPLFNPVVLGLTAAICEEPMRYLMLRFALKEARSRDAALMFGAGWGGIEAIITGLLAAIAYVNLVLLRDNPALLSTLPAEQLAAVQSQLSAYWTAPWYMSLLGAVERVFALITHLALAVLVMQVFLRRQWRWLGFAILWHWAGNTVAVYVLTRWGPLAAEGLLALFALAALGVIFALRDQPGRAAQPPSAQSIPIPPPTPDGGDLRT; encoded by the coding sequence GTGCTCTACGTTACCTATGCCCTGAACTTTACCTTGATGCTGCTGATGCCGCTGGCCCTGGGTTGGTTCCTGGCCCGGCGGCTGACCCAACCCTGGCGCTTCTTCCTCGTCGGCGCCATCGGCTTCGTCCTTTCGCAGGTCTTTCACATCCCCCTCAACGCCGGCCTCACCCTGGCCTTCCGGCAGGGATTGCTGCCGGCGCCGCCCGAAGGCTGGCAGCCGTTGTTCAACCCCGTCGTCCTGGGCCTGACCGCGGCCATCTGCGAGGAGCCGATGCGCTATCTCATGCTCAGGTTCGCGCTCAAAGAGGCGCGGTCGCGGGATGCGGCCCTGATGTTCGGGGCGGGGTGGGGCGGGATCGAGGCCATCATCACCGGGCTGCTGGCCGCCATCGCCTATGTGAACCTGGTGCTACTACGAGACAACCCGGCCCTGCTCTCCACGCTACCTGCCGAACAATTGGCCGCCGTGCAGTCGCAATTGAGCGCCTACTGGACGGCGCCGTGGTATATGAGTCTGTTGGGCGCGGTCGAGCGCGTCTTTGCCCTCATCACCCATCTGGCACTGGCGGTGTTAGTGATGCAGGTCTTTTTACGCCGGCAGTGGCGCTGGCTTGGTTTCGCCATCCTCTGGCATTGGGCCGGCAACACGGTGGCGGTCTATGTCCTGACGCGCTGGGGGCCGCTGGCCGCCGAGGGGCTGTTGGCGCTGTTTGCCCTGGCCGCGTTGGGCGTGATCTTCGCCCTGCGTGATCAACCCGGACGCGCCGCGCAGCCTCCCTCGGCGCAGTCGATCCCTATCCCCCCGCCGACCCCTGATGGCGGCGACCTGCGCACGTAG